AGGTCGCACTCATAGGTGTAAAAGACTACAAGGCGTCCTTCATGAAACATACCAAATCCCTGCGGCGGTTTTCCATCGTGTTCATGAACCTTGGGAAGGCCTTTGGGAAATGCAAATACCTGGTGATAGATTGGGTGGGAGAAGGGGAGTTCCACCAGCTCTTTGTCCGGGAAAACTTTTTTTATTTCCCGTCGGAAGGATTCATCCAGTCCATAATTGTCATCAGCATGCAAAAATCCTCCGTTTTCCAGGTAAAAACGAAGTCTTCTGACCTGTTCGTCCGTTAAAAAGATATTCCCGTGTCCTGTCATGTGCAGAAAATGGACCTTGAACAGGTCCGGTGAATCTATATCCACTGTGACAGGGGTTTCCTGTACAACAAGATCTGTCTGTTTATTGATGAAAGAAGCCAGGTTTTCCAATGATCCGGGATTGGCATACCAGTCCCCGCCGCCACCGTATTTCAGACGCCCGATGAGTAAAGGTTCACCAGCTGTCCCTTCCAATGTGATCAAACATAAAATCAGAATGGCTGAAAAACGGACACATCGTTTCATAAAGAGATTTACGGTTGGTTTTTAGGGAAGTTCCGTTCCATGACAGACCGGACAAGTGGGATAAGTTCTTCAAATTCAGTGTATGTGTGAACAGTTACTCCGGGATTTCCACTGACAAGAGCACTCAATCTGCGGGCATCTTTTTTCTGAAAAAAGGCATGGACGGGAATATTTCGCCGGACTCCGACGGCAATTTCGTATCCAACCCCCAGGGAGGGTGTGGTCACTTCGGCAATCAGGCAATCCGCTTTTTTCAGCCAGTCCAGGTCCCGGATAAAAATGTCCCGGTTGGACTGGCTTTTTTCACCGCCTGCTGTCAGATTGGGGTCTGCAACATGTTCCGTGAGAACGGTACCGTATTCTTTTAGTGTATTCACGATCATCCGGTATGCCGGTAGTAATTCTCTGCCGGCGCTGATGGCACCACAAAAGTAAATGTTCATAGTTCTTTCGGCGTTTGATGTGATTTGTTGAGAAGGTCCCGGGCATTTTCCAGAGCTGCAGCGGTGATTTTCCCTGCTCCCAGGAGTTTGGCAATTTCCTGCACCCGGTCTTCATTCTGAAGATCACGGATACGGGTTTCCGTTCGCCCCTGTGAAACCTCTTTTTCCACAACCACATGACGTTCCCCAAGAGAGGCAATCTGTGGGAGGTGAGTAATGCAAATCACCTGGTGATACCGGGAAAGTTCTTCTATCTGTTTACCGACAATTCGGGCAATCCGTCCGGAAACACCTGCATCGGCTTCGTCAAAGATCAAGGTTGGAATGGAATCGGCATCGGCAAGGACCGATTTAATGCCCAGCATAATCCGTGAAGCTTCACCTCCGGAAGCGGTTTGAGTCAGAGGACGGAAATCTTCACCGGGGTTTGTAATGATTTCAAATTCCAAAAGATCAAATCCCCGTGCTTGGGGTAGGACTGTTTTTTCATGCCATGATACTGAAAGGGGAGATGTCCCCTCCTGAAAGGAAAAGCGGACCCTGAAATGAGCATGTTCCATCCCGAGACGATGGAGTCTTGATTCCACAGCTTCGGTAAAAACCCGGGCCGTTTCAAGCCGTTTTTGATGCAGACGTTCACCGGTTTCAATTAATGCATTACGGGCCGTTTCCGTTCGATCCCGTGCTTTCCGGAGTTCTGCCGAAAAATCCTGGTCACCGGATAACTCTGATTGCAGTTGCTCATAATAAGTGTACAATTCGTTATATGTTTTGCGGTATTTCTGTGTCAGAAAATTCAGAACATTTACCCGGTCCCTGATGTCTTCCAATCGTGCCGGATCATGGGGGATGTGATCCCGGTATTCTGCCATACTCCGGCCTGTTTCCTCCAGTGAAATTATGGCCGATTCCAGTTCCTTCAGATATTCCCCAGGGGTGGAATCAATCCGGAGCAGATGTTCCAGATCATGTTTTAAAGAGCTGAGCAGAGAGATTACCGAATCATCGCTTTCGTACAGTGT
This window of the Candidatus Neomarinimicrobiota bacterium genome carries:
- the recN gene encoding DNA repair protein RecN, with the protein product MLKQLHVENFAIVRETEIFPGPGLTIMTGETGTGKSIIIDALGLVLGDRANLSMIRKGADMAVVEAVFVPPVLQDDLKEILTTNDLPIDDTEWIFRREIHRNGKSRAFFNDHYVSLQILRELADALVEMHGQHEHQKILNSNSHIDYLDAYAKNPELIRDYTHALMDLKEAVRHEENLKKNQDQFLKEQELKSFHYQELKKVNLHPGELDELENELKILENSQELVDTAHRIADTLYESDDSVISLLSSLKHDLEHLLRIDSTPGEYLKELESAIISLEETGRSMAEYRDHIPHDPARLEDIRDRVNVLNFLTQKYRKTYNELYTYYEQLQSELSGDQDFSAELRKARDRTETARNALIETGERLHQKRLETARVFTEAVESRLHRLGMEHAHFRVRFSFQEGTSPLSVSWHEKTVLPQARGFDLLEFEIITNPGEDFRPLTQTASGGEASRIMLGIKSVLADADSIPTLIFDEADAGVSGRIARIVGKQIEELSRYHQVICITHLPQIASLGERHVVVEKEVSQGRTETRIRDLQNEDRVQEIAKLLGAGKITAAALENARDLLNKSHQTPKEL
- a CDS encoding DUF4159 domain-containing protein, whose translation is MKRCVRFSAILILCLITLEGTAGEPLLIGRLKYGGGGDWYANPGSLENLASFINKQTDLVVQETPVTVDIDSPDLFKVHFLHMTGHGNIFLTDEQVRRLRFYLENGGFLHADDNYGLDESFRREIKKVFPDKELVELPFSHPIYHQVFAFPKGLPKVHEHDGKPPQGFGMFHEGRLVVFYTYECDLGNGWEDAEVYGDPEEIRTAALQMGTNIYYYHINPAHP